A region of bacterium DNA encodes the following proteins:
- a CDS encoding TlpA family protein disulfide reductase, producing the protein MLRSRSFLPLLACLLIATGAVAGEPAERPVLAAAEFTLADHAGKVVALDFWASWCKPCKASMPWLSRMQQQYGGQGLQIVAVSVDADEASMRSRLGDIDPGIIVVFDPKGELAAQYKLEGMPTTYLIDRAGKLVASHVGYRDADAGKREAEIAAMLKEGK; encoded by the coding sequence GTGCTTCGATCCCGTTCGTTCCTGCCGCTGCTGGCGTGCCTGCTTATCGCAACCGGCGCCGTGGCCGGCGAGCCGGCCGAGCGCCCGGTGCTCGCCGCCGCCGAGTTCACGCTGGCCGACCATGCCGGCAAGGTGGTGGCTCTCGATTTCTGGGCGTCGTGGTGCAAGCCGTGCAAGGCGTCGATGCCGTGGCTGTCGCGGATGCAGCAGCAGTACGGCGGGCAGGGGCTGCAGATCGTGGCCGTGAGCGTGGATGCCGACGAGGCGTCGATGCGGTCGCGGCTCGGCGACATCGACCCGGGCATCATCGTCGTCTTCGACCCGAAGGGCGAACTGGCGGCGCAGTACAAGCTCGAGGGCATGCCGACCACATACCTGATCGATCGCGCCGGCAAGCTGGTGGCCAGCCATGTGGGCTACCGCGACGCCGATGCCGGCAAGCGCGAGGCCGAGATCGCGGCCATGCTCAAGGAGGGCAAGTGA
- a CDS encoding DUF86 domain-containing protein, with translation MLDMIGRIELATASGRAAFFDSVIFQDAVLRNLHTLTETTQRLSADLKSAHPEIEWAALAAFRNVVVHDYLGIDIDLVWTVVSRDVPDLKAKLTELLSSMS, from the coding sequence ATGCTCGACATGATCGGGCGCATCGAACTTGCCACAGCCTCAGGGCGGGCTGCGTTCTTCGATTCGGTCATATTTCAGGACGCGGTACTTCGCAATCTCCACACGTTGACCGAGACAACGCAGCGGTTGTCTGCGGACTTGAAGTCGGCGCACCCGGAGATCGAGTGGGCGGCATTGGCGGCCTTTCGCAACGTCGTCGTTCACGACTATCTGGGTATCGACATAGATTTGGTCTGGACGGTAGTCAGTCGGGACGTGCCAGATCTCAAGGCCAAGTTGACGGAACTGCTTTCGTCAATGTCCTGA
- a CDS encoding nucleotidyltransferase family protein: MTTIETLKSRREQVLEVAQRHGVTSIRVFGSVARGEETDASDIDLLVTTGPSVSSWFPARLILDLEDLLGRHIDIVTEAGLNPHIRSQVLAEAVAL; this comes from the coding sequence ATGACGACCATCGAAACACTCAAATCTCGACGCGAGCAAGTACTCGAAGTTGCTCAACGCCATGGCGTTACGTCAATTCGCGTCTTTGGTTCAGTTGCCCGCGGCGAGGAGACCGACGCCAGTGATATCGACCTTCTCGTAACTACCGGACCATCGGTCAGCTCTTGGTTCCCTGCACGCCTGATTTTGGACCTTGAGGACCTACTCGGTCGACATATCGATATCGTGACTGAGGCCGGCCTGAATCCACATATCCGGAGCCAGGTCCTGGCTGAGGCGGTTGCGCTGTGA
- a CDS encoding outer membrane beta-barrel protein, giving the protein MLTPHHARRAVLVAALALTVTLAAALGAMPAQAQMADHRWLLGVDLVAGTVGENEDAEPDAIIIDEKAGGLGLQFGYMLKPSFMLRLTAVGADHETSDPDVTIRFGGGTLDAVFLFREGKPFRPYLFAGVGGYQAQSQQDDVVYEIRGPGVAFGAGMHLRLGSRATLHGALRVEAINWEEARVLLDLPGGDLEVDAPIDEEGWASKVMLGVGFWL; this is encoded by the coding sequence ATGCTGACGCCACATCACGCGCGCCGCGCCGTCCTGGTTGCGGCGCTTGCCTTGACGGTCACCTTGGCGGCGGCGCTGGGCGCGATGCCTGCGCAGGCGCAGATGGCCGACCATCGCTGGTTGCTGGGTGTGGACCTGGTGGCCGGCACGGTGGGCGAGAACGAGGATGCGGAGCCGGACGCCATCATCATCGACGAGAAGGCCGGCGGCCTGGGCCTGCAGTTCGGGTACATGCTGAAGCCTTCGTTCATGCTGCGGCTGACGGCCGTGGGCGCCGACCACGAGACGAGCGACCCGGACGTGACGATCCGTTTCGGCGGCGGCACGCTCGACGCGGTGTTCCTGTTCCGCGAAGGCAAGCCCTTCCGTCCGTACCTGTTCGCGGGCGTGGGCGGCTACCAGGCGCAGTCGCAGCAGGATGACGTGGTCTACGAGATCCGCGGGCCGGGCGTGGCCTTCGGCGCGGGCATGCACCTGCGCCTGGGTTCGCGCGCCACGCTGCACGGGGCGCTGCGCGTGGAGGCCATCAACTGGGAAGAGGCGCGGGTGCTGCTGGACCTGCCGGGCGGCGACCTCGAGGTGGACGCGCCGATCGACGAGGAAGGCTGGGCGTCGAAGGTGATGCTCGGGGTGGGATTCTGGCTGTAG
- a CDS encoding DUF4266 domain-containing protein: protein MRRRDGWWLPLAAGLALLGGCASMGVQPWERDVLSQPGMTPGEDVVLTSLDEHIYFSKEASTGGLGSGGGGCGCN from the coding sequence ATGCGCAGACGGGACGGTTGGTGGCTGCCGCTGGCGGCGGGACTGGCGCTGCTGGGCGGCTGCGCCTCGATGGGCGTGCAGCCCTGGGAGCGCGACGTGCTGTCGCAGCCGGGCATGACCCCGGGCGAGGACGTGGTGCTGACGTCGCTGGACGAGCATATCTACTTCAGCAAGGAAGCGTCGACCGGCGGGCTGGGCTCGGGGGGGGGCGGCTGTGGCTGCAACTGA
- a CDS encoding DUF1697 domain-containing protein has product MALLRGVNVGRGNRVAMADLRATVAACGFADVTTVLASGNVVFTTPRPLKPAIVAARLEQELASALALQVRVTVIAAAAFNAVIDEAPSLPAGADGSRLLAAFPRVPGALAKLKPLAARDWSPASLTMGVHAAWLWCPGGVLTDKLFEDVSKLMGDDITTRNRNTLLKLQAALAA; this is encoded by the coding sequence GTGGCCCTGTTGCGCGGGGTGAACGTCGGGCGCGGCAATCGCGTGGCCATGGCTGACCTGCGCGCGACCGTGGCGGCGTGCGGTTTCGCGGACGTGACCACCGTGCTGGCCAGCGGCAACGTCGTGTTCACCACGCCGCGGCCATTGAAACCCGCAATCGTCGCCGCTCGTCTGGAGCAGGAATTGGCCTCGGCGCTGGCGCTGCAGGTGCGCGTGACGGTGATCGCCGCGGCCGCGTTCAACGCCGTCATCGACGAGGCGCCTTCGCTGCCGGCGGGCGCCGACGGTTCGCGCCTGCTGGCCGCCTTTCCGCGCGTGCCCGGCGCCCTGGCGAAGCTGAAGCCGCTGGCGGCGCGCGACTGGTCGCCGGCCTCGTTGACGATGGGCGTGCATGCGGCCTGGCTGTGGTGTCCGGGCGGCGTGCTGACCGACAAGCTGTTCGAGGACGTCTCGAAGCTGATGGGTGACGACATCACGACGCGCAACAGGAACACGCTGTTGAAACTGCAGGCCGCGTTGGCGGCCTGA
- a CDS encoding BrnT family toxin → MSYYGIVKDLDDPELPDFEFDAAKSATNKLKHGIDFVEAQALWLDDRLLEVPARLAGEERFLVTGCIGRRHWSAVVSYRGGRVRLISVRRARFEEVLAYDRR, encoded by the coding sequence ATGAGCTATTATGGTATAGTAAAAGATCTGGACGACCCGGAGCTGCCTGACTTCGAGTTCGACGCGGCCAAGAGCGCCACGAACAAGCTCAAACATGGCATCGACTTCGTCGAGGCGCAGGCGCTCTGGCTGGACGACCGACTGCTGGAGGTTCCGGCCCGCTTGGCCGGCGAGGAGCGGTTCCTGGTCACCGGCTGCATTGGGCGCCGTCACTGGTCGGCCGTCGTGAGTTACCGTGGGGGACGTGTCCGGCTGATCTCGGTTCGACGTGCCCGCTTCGAGGAGGTCCTGGCGTATGACCGCCGATGA
- a CDS encoding CopG family transcriptional regulator — protein sequence MTADEFDQKFDDGEDVSEYLDYTRARRLNLESRRVNVDFPAWMVHELDREASRIGVTRQSIIKMWLAERLAKIAP from the coding sequence ATGACCGCCGATGAATTCGACCAGAAGTTCGACGACGGCGAGGACGTGTCGGAGTACCTCGACTACACGCGTGCGCGCCGCCTCAACCTCGAATCCCGCCGCGTCAACGTCGACTTCCCCGCCTGGATGGTCCACGAGCTGGACCGCGAGGCCTCGCGCATCGGTGTCACACGCCAATCCATCATCAAGATGTGGCTCGCCGAGCGGCTCGCGAAGATCGCACCGTGA
- a CDS encoding helix-turn-helix transcriptional regulator, whose product MEESIHNEVRRHRFQCGEMTQEQLARRVGVSRQTIIAIEKGSYNPSVGLALRIARAFGARVEDVFRLEDAQEGHDGSGD is encoded by the coding sequence ATGGAAGAAAGCATCCACAACGAGGTCCGCCGGCACCGGTTCCAGTGCGGCGAGATGACCCAGGAGCAGCTGGCCCGCCGTGTGGGGGTCAGTCGGCAGACGATCATCGCCATCGAGAAGGGGAGCTACAACCCGTCGGTGGGGCTGGCGCTGCGGATCGCGCGGGCGTTCGGCGCGCGCGTCGAGGATGTGTTCCGGCTCGAGGACGCACAGGAGGGGCACGATGGCTCCGGTGATTGA
- a CDS encoding carbonic anhydrase has product MIPAIEALARLKAGNRRFVANLDAGDHARPSPAAPHGTDIEEQRPFAIILGCSDARVPAELIFDQGLGDLFVIRVAGNIVAPSLVGSVEFAASRFETKLVLVLGHTRCGAIAATIEDLQGSGEHDSRNLRDIVDRIRPAVEMVVAEDAHDDDEDLELRAMRANIAYSVDHLRHDSPLMEQLIRDDGVLVVGAEYSLETGVVTFFDELPESQDKAAD; this is encoded by the coding sequence GTGATCCCAGCAATCGAAGCCCTGGCGAGACTGAAGGCCGGCAATCGCCGTTTCGTGGCGAACCTGGACGCGGGCGACCATGCGCGCCCGTCGCCGGCCGCGCCGCACGGCACCGACATCGAGGAACAACGGCCGTTCGCGATCATCCTCGGGTGTTCGGACGCGCGCGTGCCGGCCGAACTGATCTTCGACCAGGGCCTGGGCGACCTGTTCGTGATCCGCGTGGCGGGGAACATCGTGGCGCCGTCGCTGGTGGGCAGCGTGGAGTTCGCCGCCTCGCGCTTCGAGACCAAGCTGGTGCTGGTGCTGGGGCACACGCGGTGCGGCGCCATTGCCGCCACCATCGAGGACCTGCAGGGTTCGGGCGAGCACGACTCGCGCAACCTGCGCGACATCGTCGACCGCATCCGCCCCGCCGTGGAGATGGTGGTGGCCGAGGACGCGCACGACGACGACGAGGACCTCGAGCTGCGCGCCATGCGCGCGAACATCGCCTACAGCGTCGATCACCTGCGGCACGATTCGCCGCTGATGGAGCAGCTCATCCGCGACGATGGGGTGCTGGTCGTGGGCGCCGAGTACTCGCTGGAGACCGGGGTCGTGACGTTCTTCGACGAACTGCCCGAGAGCCAGGACAAAGCCGCGGACTGA
- a CDS encoding integron integrase codes for MEQVRAALAARHYSPRTVRAYTGWILRYIRFHGRRHPREMGEPELTAFLSHLATHRKVGASTQNQALAALLFLYRDVLRVEMPWLHDVVRAKRSQKVPLVLTQDEVRALLAAMDGTPLLVAQLLYGTGMRLLEAMRLRVKDIDFSAGEITVRQGKGDKDRRVPLPERTRAALREQIAFVRRQHEADLAAGAGCVELPGAMATKNHAAIRDLAWQWVFPATRIYRHAETGELRRHHLHETVIQHAVRHARRDAGLTKPAGCHTLRHSFATHLLEAGSDIRTIQELLGHNDVSVTMIYTHVLNKGGRGVRSPLDAERMR; via the coding sequence ATGGAGCAAGTGCGTGCGGCGCTTGCCGCCCGGCACTACAGCCCGCGCACGGTACGCGCGTACACGGGCTGGATCCTTCGCTACATCCGCTTCCACGGGCGGCGACACCCGCGGGAGATGGGTGAACCGGAGTTGACGGCCTTCCTGTCACACCTGGCGACGCACCGGAAGGTCGGCGCGTCGACGCAGAACCAGGCGCTGGCGGCGCTGCTGTTCCTGTACCGCGACGTGCTGCGCGTGGAAATGCCGTGGCTGCACGACGTGGTGCGCGCGAAGCGGTCGCAGAAGGTGCCGCTGGTCTTGACGCAGGATGAAGTGCGGGCGCTGCTGGCAGCCATGGACGGCACGCCGCTGCTGGTGGCGCAGCTGCTTTACGGGACCGGGATGCGCCTGCTCGAGGCGATGCGGCTGCGCGTGAAGGACATCGACTTCAGTGCGGGCGAGATCACTGTTCGCCAGGGCAAGGGCGACAAGGACCGCCGGGTGCCGCTGCCGGAGCGCACCCGGGCCGCGTTGCGCGAGCAGATCGCGTTCGTCCGTCGCCAGCACGAAGCCGACCTCGCGGCGGGTGCCGGCTGCGTGGAACTGCCCGGTGCCATGGCGACGAAGAACCACGCCGCTATTCGCGACCTGGCCTGGCAGTGGGTGTTCCCGGCCACGCGCATCTATCGGCACGCGGAAACGGGTGAGCTGCGGCGCCATCACCTGCACGAGACGGTCATCCAGCATGCGGTGCGCCACGCCCGCCGAGACGCCGGCCTGACCAAGCCCGCCGGCTGCCACACGCTGCGCCACTCGTTCGCCACCCACCTGCTCGAGGCGGGCAGCGACATCCGCACCATCCAGGAGCTGCTCGGGCACAACGACGTGTCGGTGACGATGATCTACACCCACGTGCTGAACAAGGGAGGGCGGGGGGTGCGGAGCCCGCTGGACGCGGAGCGGATGCGATGA
- a CDS encoding nuclear transport factor 2 family protein: MCAAPVVAAPMASREELVAQVRAAETAFAATMAARDHAAFGSFLADDTVFFGANGPLRGAATVMEAWERFFTGPAAPFSWKPDTVEVLDSGTLALTAGPVFDPQGRHIADFSTIWRLEPDGRWRVVFDRGNDVCAPATGP, translated from the coding sequence ATGTGCGCGGCTCCGGTCGTTGCGGCGCCGATGGCTTCGCGCGAGGAACTGGTCGCGCAGGTGCGCGCGGCCGAGACCGCGTTCGCCGCGACGATGGCCGCGCGCGATCACGCGGCCTTCGGCTCGTTCCTGGCCGACGACACCGTCTTCTTCGGCGCCAACGGCCCGCTGCGCGGCGCCGCCACGGTGATGGAAGCCTGGGAGCGCTTCTTCACCGGACCCGCGGCGCCCTTCTCGTGGAAGCCCGATACCGTGGAAGTGCTCGACTCCGGCACGCTGGCCCTGACCGCCGGCCCGGTGTTCGACCCGCAAGGCCGGCACATCGCCGACTTCAGCACCATCTGGCGGCTCGAGCCCGACGGCCGCTGGCGCGTGGTGTTCGACCGGGGCAACGACGTCTGTGCGCCGGCGACCGGCCCCTGA
- a CDS encoding TSUP family transporter has product MTLTHDISLPAHALALLGGLVAGTIDAIAGGGGLITVPTLLAIGLPPHLALGTNKVQSTIGVAVAMLRYRQGGLVRLRDWKRAIVFTALGAAAGTALIQRLSPGLLAWLIPVLLVAILFYTLLTPGLGERARPERVKPAVLQPVAGTVLGFHDGFFGPGTGTFWAMTLVGLGGLDLRKATGATKVMNFTSNLVAAVLFLVAGQIVVTVALAMTVGQVAGSLIGSHLVLSRPPRFIRWVLVVSVTATAARLLWRQFTGQ; this is encoded by the coding sequence GTGACCCTCACCCACGACATCTCCCTCCCCGCCCACGCGCTCGCGCTGCTGGGCGGCCTCGTCGCCGGCACCATCGACGCCATCGCCGGCGGCGGCGGGCTCATCACCGTGCCCACGTTGCTGGCCATCGGGTTGCCGCCGCACCTGGCGCTCGGCACGAACAAGGTGCAGAGCACCATCGGCGTTGCCGTGGCGATGCTGCGCTACCGGCAGGGTGGGCTGGTGCGGCTGCGCGACTGGAAGCGCGCCATCGTGTTCACGGCGCTGGGCGCGGCGGCGGGCACGGCGCTCATCCAGCGGTTGTCGCCGGGGCTGCTGGCCTGGCTCATCCCGGTGCTGCTCGTGGCGATCCTGTTCTACACGCTGCTGACGCCCGGGCTTGGCGAGCGCGCGCGGCCCGAGCGCGTGAAGCCCGCCGTGCTGCAACCGGTGGCCGGCACCGTGCTCGGTTTCCACGACGGGTTCTTCGGGCCGGGCACCGGCACCTTCTGGGCGATGACGCTGGTGGGACTGGGCGGGCTCGACCTGCGGAAGGCCACCGGCGCCACCAAGGTGATGAACTTCACCAGCAACCTGGTTGCGGCGGTGCTGTTCCTGGTGGCGGGGCAGATCGTCGTCACCGTCGCGCTGGCAATGACCGTGGGGCAGGTCGCGGGCTCGCTCATCGGCTCGCACCTGGTGCTCAGCCGGCCGCCGCGGTTCATCCGCTGGGTGCTGGTCGTGTCGGTCACGGCCACGGCGGCGCGACTGCTCTGGCGGCAGTTCACCGGGCAATAA
- a CDS encoding DUF3570 domain-containing protein: MAATDKLRASLAAACGLLGVAGVKAQATEVQSGVLGYHEPGRVSAVELLSDVKHEFAGGQVGTIRLVYDALTGSSASGAVPALQKTQTFTSPSGNGSYSTEPGMTPLDNTFHDTRVAVSGGFSLPWGRLTMASLGLYGSFEHDYTSLGANASLAREFNHRNTTVTLRAARFEDTINPEGGVPMAMAAMPAPVPGGGGDDKRADDDEGSDATKSVTDLGLGLTQVLGRRTVLSLNYTNSRVAGYQTDPYKIVSVVDGVTGAPAPVSGDPTRDLYLYESRPDNRVKNAIAAELIRSLGRDVVTLSYRYFDDDWGITSHTGELHYRLNFAKGRYFQPNVRWYHQTEADFYRRWLVEGETPDFVSADYRLGDMTAMTYGLKYGTTLKGGQELSLRVEYYAQSGNQPAGAFGDLAELDLFPTVDAWIVNVGYTFGK; encoded by the coding sequence GTGGCTGCAACTGACAAGCTGCGGGCCTCGCTGGCGGCGGCCTGCGGGCTGCTGGGCGTGGCCGGCGTGAAGGCGCAGGCGACGGAAGTGCAGTCTGGCGTGCTGGGCTACCACGAGCCCGGGCGCGTGTCGGCCGTGGAACTGCTGAGCGACGTGAAGCACGAGTTCGCCGGCGGCCAGGTGGGCACCATCCGCCTGGTGTACGATGCGCTGACCGGTTCGTCGGCCAGCGGCGCCGTGCCCGCGCTGCAGAAGACGCAGACGTTCACCAGCCCCTCGGGCAACGGCAGCTACTCCACCGAGCCGGGGATGACCCCGCTCGACAACACGTTCCACGACACGCGCGTGGCCGTGAGCGGCGGCTTCTCGCTGCCGTGGGGCCGGCTGACGATGGCCTCGCTGGGCCTGTACGGATCGTTCGAGCACGACTACACCTCGCTGGGCGCCAACGCTTCGCTGGCCCGCGAGTTCAACCACAGGAACACCACGGTGACGCTGCGCGCCGCGCGGTTCGAGGACACCATCAACCCCGAGGGCGGCGTGCCCATGGCGATGGCGGCCATGCCGGCGCCGGTGCCGGGCGGTGGTGGTGACGATAAACGCGCCGACGATGATGAAGGCAGCGACGCGACGAAGAGCGTGACCGACCTGGGCCTGGGCCTGACCCAGGTGCTGGGCCGCCGCACGGTGCTGAGCCTGAACTACACGAACAGCCGCGTGGCGGGCTACCAGACCGATCCCTACAAGATCGTCTCGGTGGTGGACGGCGTGACGGGCGCACCGGCGCCCGTGTCGGGTGATCCCACGCGTGACCTCTACCTGTACGAGAGCCGGCCCGACAACCGCGTGAAGAACGCGATCGCCGCCGAGCTGATCCGCAGCCTGGGCCGCGACGTGGTGACGCTGTCGTATCGCTACTTCGACGACGACTGGGGCATCACCTCGCACACGGGCGAGCTGCACTACCGCCTGAACTTCGCCAAGGGGCGCTACTTCCAGCCGAACGTGCGCTGGTACCACCAGACGGAGGCCGACTTCTACCGCCGCTGGCTGGTGGAGGGCGAGACTCCCGACTTCGTGTCGGCCGACTACCGCCTGGGCGACATGACGGCCATGACCTACGGGCTGAAGTACGGCACCACGCTCAAGGGCGGCCAGGAGCTGTCGCTGCGCGTGGAATACTACGCGCAGTCGGGCAACCAGCCGGCCGGCGCGTTCGGCGACCTGGCGGAACTGGACCTGTTCCCGACCGTCGACGCCTGGATCGTGAACGTGGGCTACACGTTCGGGAAATAG
- a CDS encoding HigA family addiction module antidote protein, whose translation MAARKPKPVHPGEILQEEFLVPLELSQNQLARDLGVPPRRVNEIVLGKRRISADTALRLARYFGTSPEFWLQLQMDHDLESERDALGDRLVVEVKRCQRKACRRTG comes from the coding sequence ATGGCCGCCAGAAAACCGAAGCCGGTCCATCCGGGCGAGATCCTGCAGGAGGAATTCCTTGTGCCGCTGGAGCTGAGCCAGAACCAACTGGCCCGCGACCTCGGCGTCCCACCCCGACGCGTGAACGAGATCGTCCTGGGCAAGCGGCGCATCTCCGCCGACACGGCGCTGCGCCTGGCGCGCTACTTCGGCACTTCGCCCGAATTCTGGCTGCAGTTGCAGATGGACCACGATCTGGAGAGCGAAAGGGACGCACTGGGCGACCGCCTGGTTGTCGAGGTCAAGCGCTGCCAGAGGAAGGCGTGCCGACGAACGGGTTAG
- a CDS encoding BrnA antitoxin family protein: MKKDYDFSKGRRGPLLTQTGKTRITIYIDDDVLEEFRERGDASGQGYQTMVNQALRDYLSKSRPPVDARTLRRILREELKRAGLCP; the protein is encoded by the coding sequence ATGAAAAAAGACTATGACTTCAGCAAAGGCCGCCGCGGTCCGTTGCTCACCCAAACTGGTAAGACCCGCATCACCATCTACATCGACGATGATGTCCTGGAGGAGTTTCGTGAGCGCGGCGACGCCAGCGGCCAGGGATACCAGACGATGGTAAATCAGGCCCTCCGGGACTACCTGAGCAAGTCGCGCCCGCCCGTGGACGCCCGCACCCTGCGCCGGATCCTGCGGGAAGAGCTCAAGCGGGCCGGCTTATGTCCATGA
- a CDS encoding branched-chain amino acid aminotransferase, with the protein MQISVTRNPNPKSPPDGPFGFGQFFTPHMFVADWKDGTWRDPRVVPYGPFMLDPACKVLHYGQEIFEGMKAYHNVADDSVHMFRPEMNLERFHRSCDRMCMPRIDSELFMRGAEMLIDMDRHWVPESPDAMYVRPTMFASQRGLGVRASTEYIFFIIVGPVGSYFTGGVNPLKLRVEETYVRSAAGGTGFAKTGGNYSAALLPIKQAQDAGYDNIIWLDAREMKYVEEMGAMNIMFVYEDRVITSKAGDTILHGVTRDSVGVLLKDMGVTWEEKAPAIAQVIEDAHGGKLKEVFACGTAAVVTPVGTIHYKGADHRIGDGGEGKLTRQLRETLTGIHAGGSTRHPEWLHRVPSFADKR; encoded by the coding sequence ATGCAGATCAGCGTCACGAGGAATCCCAACCCGAAGTCGCCCCCCGACGGCCCCTTCGGCTTCGGCCAGTTCTTCACGCCCCACATGTTCGTGGCCGACTGGAAAGACGGCACCTGGCGCGACCCGCGCGTGGTTCCATACGGCCCGTTCATGCTCGATCCCGCGTGCAAGGTTTTGCACTACGGGCAGGAGATCTTCGAGGGCATGAAGGCCTACCACAACGTGGCCGACGACTCGGTGCACATGTTCCGCCCCGAGATGAACCTCGAGCGCTTCCACCGCTCCTGCGACCGCATGTGCATGCCGCGCATCGATTCGGAACTGTTCATGCGCGGCGCCGAGATGCTGATCGACATGGACCGGCACTGGGTGCCCGAGAGCCCGGACGCCATGTACGTGCGCCCGACGATGTTCGCGTCGCAGCGCGGCCTGGGCGTTCGCGCCTCGACCGAGTACATCTTCTTCATCATCGTGGGGCCGGTGGGCAGCTACTTCACCGGCGGGGTGAACCCGCTGAAGCTGCGCGTCGAGGAGACGTACGTGCGGTCGGCGGCCGGCGGCACCGGGTTCGCCAAGACCGGCGGCAACTACTCGGCGGCGCTGCTGCCGATCAAGCAGGCGCAGGACGCCGGCTACGACAACATCATCTGGCTCGACGCCAGGGAGATGAAGTACGTCGAGGAGATGGGCGCGATGAACATCATGTTCGTCTACGAGGACCGCGTCATCACCTCGAAGGCGGGCGACACGATCCTGCACGGCGTCACGCGCGACAGCGTGGGCGTGCTGCTGAAGGACATGGGCGTCACCTGGGAGGAGAAGGCGCCGGCCATCGCCCAGGTGATCGAGGACGCGCACGGCGGCAAGCTGAAGGAAGTGTTCGCCTGCGGCACCGCGGCCGTGGTCACGCCGGTGGGGACGATCCACTACAAGGGCGCCGACCACCGTATCGGCGACGGCGGCGAGGGCAAGCTGACGCGCCAGCTGCGCGAGACGCTGACCGGCATCCACGCCGGGGGCAGCACGCGGCATCCGGAGTGGCTGCACAGGGTGCCGTCGTTCGCGGACAAGCGCTGA
- a CDS encoding 3'-5' exonuclease produces the protein MRHLKLTRPLTFFDLETTGVDPDNDRIVQMALIRVEPGGARQTYETLVNPGRPIPPQATAVHGITDDDVKDQPPFAQVRVEVERMLAGSDLAGYNSIRFDAPLLQAELHRAGSELDLRAARHLDAMVIFKMMEPRNLTAAYRKYCDKDLVNAHSALADTEATLEILDAQVAFYDAVPDDVDALHTLCNPDEGRFVDRGRKFVWNEEGQAVFTFGKHQGEVLNLVAVDQRKRGYLEWMLNKDFSEEVKGILREALAGVFPRKD, from the coding sequence TTGCGCCACCTGAAGCTGACCCGCCCGCTCACGTTCTTCGACCTCGAGACCACGGGCGTGGACCCGGACAACGACCGCATCGTGCAGATGGCGCTGATCCGCGTGGAGCCGGGCGGTGCGCGGCAGACGTATGAAACGCTGGTCAATCCCGGACGGCCGATCCCGCCGCAGGCGACGGCCGTGCACGGCATCACCGACGACGACGTGAAGGACCAGCCCCCGTTCGCGCAGGTGCGCGTCGAGGTGGAGCGCATGCTCGCGGGCAGCGACCTGGCCGGCTACAACTCGATCCGCTTCGACGCCCCGCTGCTGCAGGCCGAACTGCATCGCGCCGGCAGCGAACTGGACCTGCGCGCGGCGCGACACCTCGACGCCATGGTCATCTTCAAGATGATGGAGCCGCGCAACCTGACGGCCGCCTACCGCAAGTACTGCGACAAGGACCTGGTGAACGCCCACAGCGCCCTGGCCGACACCGAGGCCACGCTGGAGATCCTCGACGCGCAGGTCGCCTTCTACGACGCCGTGCCCGACGACGTTGACGCGCTGCACACGCTGTGCAATCCCGACGAGGGCCGCTTCGTAGATCGCGGCCGCAAGTTCGTGTGGAACGAGGAAGGCCAGGCCGTCTTCACCTTCGGCAAGCACCAGGGCGAAGTGCTGAACCTGGTGGCCGTCGACCAGCGCAAGCGCGGCTACCTCGAGTGGATGCTGAACAAGGACTTCAGCGAAGAGGTGAAGGGCATCTTGCGCGAGGCGCTGGCCGGGGTGTTTCCGAGGAAGGACTGA